One Pseudomonas sp. C27(2019) DNA window includes the following coding sequences:
- the metF gene encoding methylenetetrahydrofolate reductase [NAD(P)H], whose amino-acid sequence MSKQPRISFEFFPTKTDAGHEKLLTTAAQLATYNPEFFSCTYGAGGSTRDRTLNTVLQLDGEIKIPTAPHLSCVGDSKDDLRELLHLYKNAGINRIVALRGDLPSGMGMASGELRYANELVEFIRKETGDHFYIEVAAYPEMHPQARDFEIDLQNFARKVRAGSDSAITQYFFNADCYFYFVERARKLGIDIPIVPGIMPITNYSKLARFSDSCGAELPRWIRKQLEAYGDDTASIQAFGTEVITNMCERLLDGGAPGLHFYTLNQAEPSLAVWDNLKLNR is encoded by the coding sequence ATGAGCAAGCAACCTCGTATTAGTTTTGAGTTCTTTCCCACTAAAACCGATGCAGGCCATGAAAAGCTGTTAACAACCGCGGCTCAACTGGCCACCTATAATCCAGAGTTTTTCTCTTGCACCTATGGTGCGGGCGGCTCAACCCGTGATCGCACCTTAAATACCGTTTTACAGTTAGACGGTGAAATCAAGATCCCGACTGCACCGCACTTATCTTGTGTTGGTGACAGCAAAGACGATTTACGCGAACTGCTGCACCTGTATAAAAATGCCGGCATTAACCGCATTGTTGCCCTGCGTGGTGACCTGCCATCCGGCATGGGTATGGCCAGCGGTGAATTGCGCTACGCCAACGAGCTGGTTGAGTTCATCCGCAAAGAGACTGGCGATCACTTTTACATCGAAGTGGCTGCCTACCCAGAGATGCATCCACAAGCACGTGATTTTGAAATTGATCTGCAAAATTTCGCCCGCAAAGTGCGGGCAGGCTCAGACAGTGCAATCACCCAATACTTCTTTAATGCCGATTGTTACTTCTATTTTGTCGAACGAGCGCGTAAACTAGGCATTGATATCCCAATCGTGCCAGGCATTATGCCAATTACGAACTACAGTAAACTGGCACGTTTTTCTGATTCTTGTGGTGCTGAGCTGCCACGCTGGATACGCAAACAACTGGAAGCGTACGGCGATGACACAGCAAGCATTCAAGCCTTTGGTACAGAAGTTATTACAAACATGTGTGAGCGCCTATTAGACGGCGGCGCACCTGGTTTGCACTTCTACACGCTTAACCAAGCTGAACCCAGTTTAGCTGTTTGGGATAATCTCAAGCTTAACCGCTGA
- the ahcY gene encoding adenosylhomocysteinase has product MSAVAGFTDYKVADMSLADWGRREIIIAESEMPALMALRTKYAAEQPLKGAKILGCIHMTIQTAVLIETLIELGAEVRWSSCNIFSTQDQAAAAIAAAGIPVFAWKGETEEEYEWCIEQTIIKDGQPWDANMVLDDGGDLTAILHERFPQVLDHVHGVTEETTTGVHRLLEMLEKGTLKVPAINVNDSVTKSKNDNKYGCRHSLNDAIKRGTDNLLSGKQALVIGYGDVGKGSAQSLNQEGMIVKVTEIDPICAMQACMDGYELVSPYIGGHNDGTDASIDKALLSKIDLIVTTTGNVNVCDAGILKALKKRAVVCNIGHFDNEIDTAFMRKNWAWEEVKPQVHKIHRTGAGEFNLHNDDYLILLSEGRLVNLGNATGHPSRIMDGSFANQVLAQMHLFERKFAQLNAEQKAAALTVEVLPKKLDEEVALEMVKGFGGVITRLTDVQADYIGVPVDGPYKPETYRY; this is encoded by the coding sequence ATGAGCGCTGTAGCTGGTTTTACTGATTATAAAGTCGCAGATATGTCATTGGCCGATTGGGGCCGCCGTGAAATTATTATTGCTGAGTCTGAGATGCCTGCCCTGATGGCTTTGCGTACCAAGTATGCTGCCGAGCAGCCACTTAAAGGTGCGAAGATTCTCGGCTGTATCCACATGACCATCCAAACCGCGGTACTGATTGAAACCCTGATTGAGCTGGGTGCTGAAGTTCGCTGGTCGAGCTGCAATATTTTCTCTACGCAAGACCAAGCTGCTGCAGCCATTGCCGCTGCGGGTATTCCAGTATTTGCTTGGAAAGGCGAAACTGAAGAAGAGTATGAGTGGTGCATCGAGCAAACCATTATTAAAGATGGCCAGCCTTGGGATGCCAATATGGTGCTTGATGACGGTGGTGACTTAACCGCTATTTTACATGAGCGCTTTCCACAGGTCTTAGACCACGTACATGGCGTCACTGAAGAAACCACCACAGGTGTACACCGCCTACTGGAGATGCTGGAAAAAGGCACATTGAAAGTGCCTGCGATCAACGTCAATGACTCAGTCACCAAAAGCAAAAACGACAACAAGTACGGCTGCCGTCACAGCCTCAATGATGCAATCAAACGCGGCACCGACAACCTGCTATCCGGTAAGCAGGCATTGGTCATTGGTTACGGTGATGTGGGTAAAGGCTCTGCACAATCACTCAATCAAGAAGGCATGATTGTTAAAGTTACTGAAATTGACCCGATCTGCGCCATGCAAGCCTGCATGGATGGTTACGAGCTGGTCTCACCTTACATCGGCGGCCACAATGATGGTACTGACGCCAGTATCGACAAGGCTTTATTGAGCAAAATCGATTTAATCGTTACCACCACAGGTAACGTCAATGTCTGTGATGCCGGCATCCTTAAAGCACTGAAAAAACGTGCTGTGGTGTGCAATATTGGCCACTTTGACAATGAAATCGATACCGCTTTTATGCGCAAAAACTGGGCATGGGAAGAAGTGAAGCCGCAAGTGCATAAAATTCACCGCACCGGTGCTGGCGAATTTAACCTGCACAATGACGACTACTTAATTCTGCTCTCTGAAGGCCGCCTCGTGAACCTCGGTAACGCTACAGGCCACCCAAGCCGCATTATGGATGGCTCATTTGCTAACCAAGTACTCGCGCAAATGCACTTATTTGAGCGCAAGTTTGCTCAGTTAAATGCTGAGCAAAAAGCAGCAGCGCTGACTGTTGAAGTGCTACCGAAAAAGCTCGACGAAGAAGTTGCTTTAGAAATGGTAAAAGGTTTTGGCGGCGTCATCACCCGTTTAACTGATGTGCAAGCCGACTATATTGGCGTACCCGTAGACGGTCCTTACAAGCCTGAAACTTACCGCTACTAA
- a CDS encoding IS256 family transposase, whose amino-acid sequence MTNTTLNVLSQPDETGTDVLTALLRNGARQLIAQAVEVELQQLLQAHEELRLPDGRKAVVRNGYLPERSIQTGIGDVDIKVPKVRDRSCSGIRFTSALLPPYLKRARSVEELLPWLYLKGISTGDYQEALAALLGENAKGLSANTISRLKERWIDEHREWRQRDLSDKRYAYLWVDGIYSNVRLDDRLCLLVVMGVTEHGRKELIAVEEGYRESEASWLELLNGLVARGLTTCPKLATADGALGFWKALSKVYPQTKPQRCWVHKTANVLNKLPKAVQPKVKEALHDIWMAETREKAHKAFDIALERFTAKYPRAMEYLAKDRESMLAFYDFPAEHWVSIRTTNPIESAFATVRLRTSKTRNCGSRNTTLAMVYKLLQSAQKRWNRLKGFQLLTLVVNNVKFQDGEQVMEQSDRKTA is encoded by the coding sequence ATGACAAATACTACCCTGAATGTTCTTTCACAACCAGATGAAACTGGCACTGATGTGCTAACTGCTTTATTGCGTAATGGTGCTCGCCAGCTCATTGCGCAAGCAGTTGAAGTAGAGCTGCAGCAACTGCTGCAAGCTCATGAAGAACTGCGTTTACCCGATGGCCGCAAAGCTGTGGTGCGTAACGGCTATTTGCCTGAGCGCAGCATCCAAACGGGCATTGGCGATGTTGATATCAAGGTGCCAAAAGTGCGTGATCGTAGCTGCTCTGGTATTCGTTTTACCAGCGCACTGCTACCGCCATACCTCAAGCGTGCCCGCAGCGTTGAAGAGTTATTACCGTGGCTGTATCTCAAAGGTATTTCCACTGGAGACTACCAAGAAGCCCTAGCAGCCTTGCTGGGTGAGAATGCCAAAGGCCTGTCAGCTAACACCATTTCCAGGCTCAAGGAACGCTGGATTGATGAGCACCGAGAGTGGCGACAGCGCGATTTGAGTGACAAGCGCTACGCGTACCTTTGGGTTGACGGTATTTACAGCAACGTCCGCCTCGATGACCGCCTGTGCTTGCTGGTGGTGATGGGCGTGACAGAGCATGGCCGCAAGGAGCTGATTGCTGTTGAAGAAGGCTATCGTGAGTCTGAAGCCAGCTGGCTTGAGCTGCTGAATGGCCTGGTTGCGCGTGGGCTTACGACCTGCCCAAAGCTGGCAACAGCTGACGGCGCATTGGGCTTCTGGAAAGCCCTGAGTAAAGTTTATCCGCAGACCAAACCACAACGCTGCTGGGTGCATAAAACGGCCAATGTGCTCAATAAATTGCCCAAAGCAGTACAGCCCAAAGTGAAGGAGGCACTGCATGATATTTGGATGGCTGAGACGCGTGAGAAGGCTCATAAAGCCTTTGATATAGCGCTGGAAAGGTTTACTGCTAAGTACCCACGCGCAATGGAATACTTAGCTAAAGACCGTGAGAGCATGTTGGCTTTCTACGATTTTCCAGCAGAACATTGGGTGAGTATACGCACCACCAACCCAATTGAATCTGCCTTCGCTACAGTACGTTTAAGAACCAGCAAAACTCGCAACTGCGGTTCAAGAAACACAACCCTAGCAATGGTTTATAAATTGCTGCAATCAGCGCAGAAGCGCTGGAACCGCCTGAAAGGATTTCAACTGCTAACCCTCGTGGTCAATAACGTTAAATTCCAAGACGGCGAACAAGTAATGGAGCAATCAGACAGGAAAACCGCCTGA
- a CDS encoding MAPEG family protein, giving the protein MAYRSTVNYFLVETINRIRHPLFPSYTTNDYISVLIAIVLPYVSTVWAKASSGGLHPKHNHDPRAFLATVQGVAKRANNAQQNGFEITPAFAAAVIIAHLVGVAGQGLLDQLAIAFVLSRVLYTLCYIADWALLRSLVWFVGLGLIISLFVVSA; this is encoded by the coding sequence ATGGCGTATCGCTCTACTGTTAATTATTTCTTGGTCGAAACAATCAACAGGATACGCCACCCTCTTTTCCCCTCATACACCACAAATGACTATATCTCTGTATTAATTGCTATCGTATTGCCTTATGTATCAACAGTTTGGGCCAAAGCCAGTTCTGGCGGCTTACATCCCAAGCACAACCATGATCCGCGGGCGTTTTTAGCCACTGTGCAAGGTGTGGCTAAGCGTGCCAATAATGCCCAGCAAAATGGCTTTGAGATAACACCGGCGTTTGCAGCTGCAGTGATCATTGCGCATTTGGTTGGCGTTGCTGGGCAAGGCCTGTTGGATCAGTTGGCGATAGCCTTTGTGCTCAGTCGTGTGCTGTATACTCTGTGCTATATCGCTGACTGGGCGCTATTGCGCTCGCTGGTGTGGTTTGTGGGTTTGGGCTTAATTATTAGTTTATTTGTTGTATCGGCTTAA
- a CDS encoding cytochrome c, with product MSLAACGGVDPDSPLGKRQVIFKEMLNVSEDLGGMLRGRIAYDEPVFVEKAAQLDILSKQPWQHFPSVKEEGETSARDDVWQRQERFQELARELEDTTARLVASTTQPPLNDSVLALRVQAVEDACESCHKEFRVY from the coding sequence ATGAGTTTAGCTGCGTGTGGTGGTGTTGATCCCGATTCACCATTGGGCAAGCGTCAAGTGATCTTCAAAGAAATGCTTAATGTCAGTGAGGATCTAGGTGGCATGCTGCGTGGGCGTATTGCCTATGATGAGCCAGTGTTTGTGGAGAAGGCAGCGCAGTTGGATATTTTATCTAAACAGCCTTGGCAGCACTTTCCCAGCGTCAAAGAAGAGGGTGAAACCTCGGCGCGTGATGATGTTTGGCAGCGCCAAGAGCGCTTTCAAGAGTTGGCGCGGGAGTTGGAGGATACGACTGCACGTTTAGTCGCCAGTACCACGCAGCCACCACTTAACGACAGTGTGCTGGCTTTGCGAGTGCAAGCTGTTGAGGATGCTTGTGAGTCCTGTCATAAAGAGTTTCGCGTGTATTAA
- a CDS encoding DUF3360 family protein, translating to MAIDDPKSYRALHRPRSEFASRQAYLEHELSIMSPRRWGMNLPYRDYRFEAEDWIPAMAATIGKIVMVAAIVAAFAAPLGLSNAFVIENARYEMLIAAILFVVIFSGFLIPTANLPGTHGPLIPLVPIIVASGGHPMALGIMIGVLGFTLGIFRGGSLLARLTSDGVCGGLLLFLGFIGVTSQIKNLFAWASGFDMAYVAFVVILATIIMYAYLEHLGKRWLAIPLGSVLAAVIAFALGAPFEFTTEPGIPNLNPAYWWGEDTGWKLGLPELNQFIAVTPFAILAIAMWSPDFLGHRAFQYLNYPKDAKKVVMNMDDTMCVAAARQVVGTALGGANIASSWGTYIVPASIAKRPIPAGAILTGFLCVVAAVWGYPMDLAIWPPVLSVALIVGVYLPLLEAGMQMTRQGKTAQSAAIVIFSSTLVNPVFGWSLTMLLDNIGIIGDKERGQKMSRTDRWIIPLIVFALLCTVMAGIGMFPGIPALLESFRELS from the coding sequence ATGGCAATTGATGATCCTAAAAGCTATCGCGCGCTACACCGCCCACGAAGCGAATTTGCTTCAAGGCAAGCGTACTTAGAGCACGAACTCAGCATTATGTCGCCCCGTCGTTGGGGTATGAACTTGCCCTACCGTGACTACCGTTTTGAGGCCGAAGACTGGATTCCGGCTATGGCTGCCACAATTGGCAAGATCGTAATGGTCGCCGCCATCGTCGCTGCATTTGCTGCCCCTTTAGGCCTTTCTAATGCCTTTGTTATCGAGAATGCTCGTTATGAAATGTTGATCGCCGCGATTTTATTTGTGGTGATTTTTTCAGGCTTTTTGATTCCAACAGCAAACCTACCCGGCACTCACGGCCCACTGATCCCGCTGGTACCCATCATTGTTGCCTCCGGCGGCCACCCCATGGCTCTGGGCATTATGATTGGCGTGCTGGGCTTTACTCTCGGCATATTTAGAGGCGGAAGCTTACTAGCCAGACTCACCAGTGACGGTGTTTGCGGGGGTTTATTGCTGTTTTTAGGCTTTATTGGGGTTACCTCACAAATTAAAAACTTGTTTGCTTGGGCAAGCGGGTTTGATATGGCCTACGTCGCATTCGTAGTGATACTAGCCACCATCATTATGTACGCCTATTTAGAGCACTTGGGTAAGCGCTGGCTGGCCATTCCACTTGGCTCCGTGCTGGCCGCTGTGATTGCATTTGCTTTAGGTGCGCCTTTTGAATTCACCACAGAGCCAGGCATTCCAAACCTAAACCCAGCTTACTGGTGGGGCGAAGACACAGGCTGGAAACTGGGGCTACCTGAGCTGAATCAGTTCATTGCGGTGACACCTTTTGCGATTTTGGCCATTGCGATGTGGTCACCCGACTTCTTAGGTCACCGCGCCTTTCAGTATCTTAACTATCCAAAAGATGCGAAAAAAGTTGTGATGAATATGGACGACACCATGTGTGTGGCGGCAGCACGACAAGTCGTCGGCACCGCGCTCGGTGGTGCTAATATTGCATCGTCTTGGGGTACTTATATCGTACCTGCTTCGATTGCTAAGCGTCCTATTCCTGCAGGTGCGATTCTAACCGGTTTTCTTTGCGTGGTTGCCGCAGTCTGGGGCTACCCAATGGACTTAGCGATTTGGCCACCGGTACTGAGTGTCGCACTAATTGTTGGTGTTTACTTGCCGCTACTCGAAGCTGGTATGCAAATGACACGTCAAGGTAAAACAGCACAGTCTGCAGCCATTGTGATCTTCTCATCCACGCTGGTGAACCCTGTGTTTGGTTGGTCTCTGACGATGCTGCTGGACAACATTGGTATTATCGGTGACAAAGAGCGCGGCCAGAAAATGTCTCGCACCGACCGCTGGATCATTCCATTGATCGTGTTTGCCTTACTCTGCACAGTGATGGCTGGCATCGGTATGTTCCCTGGTATTCCAGCACTATTGGAATCCTTTCGTGAACTAAGCTAA
- the ligB gene encoding NAD-dependent DNA ligase LigB produces the protein MFHSCVSTLVFSSAVLISTAAFAECPAWPSDQAQQEITTLRQQITDWDRSYHRDAGSAVADEIYDQALEQLQIWQACFNVSHTAEPAATALTSVRGSLELPFSQMGLRKLNATALQEWMSGRDDLWVQPKVDGVAVTLLYKHGQLQQMLSRGDGLQGQNWMPHAQAISAIPKQLPSKQPRITLQGELYLQQSQHIQAQHGGSNARSEVAGLLNRNQLSPAQGDKIGLFIWEWPDGPASMHERLKQLQHLGFTDSTTYSQPVQNFSQAKYWQQLWYNSALPFASDGVVVKHSQRNTQHARSNYPPSWAVAWKYPLQQALTAVTDVTFKIGRTGRITPIAHLKAVQLDDKTIRRVSLGSLQKLNQLSLNRGDHIAIALSGQAIPHLKEVVWRSPQRQNFTTPKAENYHALSCWQSSPECQQQFLARLTWLGHKKALNMPGIGAKTWQALIDAKQISQLTDWLALSADDLKQLPSFAHKRSAHTAQAFTQAKLQPFSVWLKALGAPTSVTVMPNDTWQTLAALSQQEWQQLRHLSRSNAQRAHAFFQHAAVQSVALKLHEHGINGF, from the coding sequence ATGTTTCACTCATGTGTATCAACTCTCGTATTCAGCAGTGCTGTTCTTATCAGCACAGCGGCCTTCGCCGAGTGCCCGGCATGGCCCAGCGATCAAGCTCAGCAAGAAATCACCACCTTGCGCCAGCAGATTACCGACTGGGATCGCAGCTACCATCGCGATGCAGGCTCAGCAGTCGCAGACGAAATCTATGATCAAGCCCTTGAACAACTGCAGATATGGCAAGCCTGCTTTAACGTCTCGCATACTGCAGAGCCTGCAGCTACTGCTCTCACATCGGTACGCGGCAGCCTTGAATTACCTTTTAGCCAAATGGGCTTGCGCAAGCTCAATGCAACAGCGCTGCAAGAATGGATGAGTGGGCGTGATGATCTGTGGGTACAGCCTAAAGTGGACGGTGTAGCTGTCACCCTGCTATATAAACATGGACAACTCCAGCAGATGCTCAGTCGCGGTGACGGCTTACAAGGCCAAAACTGGATGCCACATGCTCAAGCCATTTCAGCTATCCCCAAGCAACTACCCAGCAAACAGCCGCGCATCACCTTGCAGGGCGAACTCTATTTACAGCAAAGCCAGCATATCCAAGCCCAGCATGGTGGCAGCAATGCTCGCTCAGAGGTCGCAGGACTGTTAAACCGCAACCAGCTAAGCCCTGCACAGGGCGATAAAATCGGTTTATTTATTTGGGAATGGCCTGATGGTCCAGCGTCCATGCATGAGCGCCTCAAGCAACTGCAGCACTTGGGTTTTACTGATAGCACAACCTATAGCCAACCCGTGCAAAACTTTAGCCAAGCCAAGTACTGGCAGCAGCTGTGGTACAACAGCGCCCTGCCCTTTGCCAGCGATGGTGTGGTTGTTAAACACAGCCAGCGCAACACACAGCATGCACGCAGCAACTACCCTCCGAGCTGGGCCGTGGCCTGGAAATACCCTCTACAGCAAGCACTTACGGCAGTCACTGATGTGACATTCAAAATTGGTCGCACTGGTCGTATTACACCAATCGCGCACTTAAAGGCAGTACAACTGGATGACAAGACCATTCGCAGAGTCAGCTTAGGGTCATTGCAAAAACTGAATCAGCTGTCTCTCAACCGCGGTGACCATATCGCCATAGCCCTATCTGGTCAGGCTATCCCGCACCTAAAGGAGGTCGTTTGGCGTAGTCCGCAGCGCCAGAACTTCACTACGCCAAAAGCAGAAAATTACCATGCGTTAAGCTGCTGGCAATCCAGTCCTGAATGCCAACAGCAATTTCTCGCGCGTCTTACTTGGCTCGGGCATAAAAAGGCGCTCAATATGCCTGGCATTGGCGCAAAGACATGGCAAGCACTGATTGATGCAAAACAAATCAGCCAACTTACGGACTGGTTAGCTTTGAGTGCGGATGACTTAAAACAGCTACCCAGCTTTGCGCATAAACGTAGCGCGCATACAGCACAGGCATTTACTCAAGCGAAGCTGCAGCCTTTTAGCGTCTGGTTAAAAGCACTCGGTGCACCAACAAGCGTGACAGTGATGCCCAATGATACCTGGCAAACACTGGCCGCTCTCAGCCAGCAAGAGTGGCAGCAGTTACGACATTTAAGTCGCAGTAACGCGCAGCGCGCCCATGCATTTTTCCAGCACGCAGCAGTACAAAGCGTGGCTCTAAAGCTACATGAGCATGGAATTAATGGCTTTTAA
- a CDS encoding ferric reductase-like transmembrane domain-containing protein → MKKIMYAVAVVVLAAWALTVIGHNPQMDVWWWRKQLIYVTGLGSFVLMSLIMLLSVRPLWLEKRLHGLDKMYRLHKWAGIWAIGLALGHYLLDLSKDLLKVFFERGAKGQRVETFLEMFRDAAKDVGEWSVWILGIMLVITLWQRFPYHIWRYTHKTLSVIYLVIAFHGVVLAPAGWWTEPAGVLLAVSAVVGVYCAFVVLSGAIGRTRRYPGTVLAVKQHEGEVLEVTCQLPKHWSHRPGQFAFITLDRFEGAHPFTINSADQASGQVSFAIKALGDYTTRLQTELDAGRAVTVEGPYGYFDMQLDGDGEQIWVGAGIGVTPFIAWLEALQAQPERAPQATLYYCVDNAEEAVFAEQLQRLTDALPNVSLRLHYSDEQGFLSAEQVLKNQSAETKVWFCGPQGFADALQSGMRTLGCPARNFHKEYFQMR, encoded by the coding sequence ATGAAAAAAATTATGTACGCGGTGGCCGTTGTGGTTTTGGCTGCTTGGGCTCTGACGGTGATCGGGCATAATCCACAGATGGATGTTTGGTGGTGGCGTAAGCAGTTGATCTATGTGACAGGGCTGGGCTCATTTGTCTTGATGTCATTGATTATGCTGTTGTCTGTGCGCCCGTTATGGTTAGAAAAGCGTTTGCATGGTTTGGATAAAATGTACCGCCTGCATAAATGGGCTGGAATCTGGGCGATAGGGCTGGCGCTGGGCCACTACTTATTAGACTTATCCAAAGATCTGCTTAAGGTGTTTTTTGAGCGCGGCGCTAAAGGACAGCGCGTTGAAACCTTTTTAGAGATGTTTCGCGACGCTGCCAAAGACGTCGGCGAGTGGTCGGTGTGGATTCTAGGCATCATGCTGGTGATCACATTATGGCAACGCTTTCCATATCATATTTGGCGTTATACGCATAAAACTTTGTCGGTGATCTATCTTGTTATTGCCTTTCACGGTGTCGTGCTGGCACCGGCTGGCTGGTGGACAGAGCCTGCAGGGGTGTTGCTGGCAGTGTCCGCGGTGGTGGGTGTGTATTGCGCGTTTGTCGTGCTCAGTGGCGCTATTGGTCGTACTCGCCGTTATCCGGGCACGGTGTTGGCTGTTAAGCAGCATGAGGGTGAGGTTCTTGAAGTGACTTGCCAGTTACCCAAGCACTGGTCGCATCGACCGGGGCAGTTTGCGTTTATAACCCTTGATCGTTTTGAAGGTGCGCATCCTTTTACGATTAATAGTGCCGATCAAGCCAGTGGTCAGGTGAGTTTTGCAATTAAAGCCCTGGGTGATTACACCACGCGCTTGCAAACAGAGCTGGATGCAGGGCGCGCGGTGACTGTGGAGGGGCCCTATGGCTACTTTGATATGCAACTGGACGGCGATGGCGAACAAATATGGGTGGGTGCGGGGATTGGTGTGACGCCTTTTATTGCTTGGTTAGAGGCTTTGCAAGCGCAGCCTGAACGCGCGCCGCAAGCGACTTTATACTACTGCGTGGATAACGCTGAAGAGGCGGTGTTTGCTGAGCAGTTGCAGCGTTTAACAGATGCCTTGCCCAATGTGAGCTTGCGTCTGCATTACAGTGATGAGCAGGGTTTTTTGAGTGCAGAGCAGGTGCTTAAGAATCAGTCTGCAGAGACGAAAGTTTGGTTTTGTGGTCCGCAAGGGTTTGCCGATGCTTTGCAATCAGGTATGCGTACTTTGGGCTGTCCTGCGCGTAACTTTCATAAGGAGTATTTTCAAATGCGTTAA
- a CDS encoding YiiX/YebB-like N1pC/P60 family cysteine hydrolase has product MLTAFMRLRQHPLRAALMLAAVLGLSLLTYTDQTPTARPAFLTTQLPPLAIGDWVFRSGTSAESQLIKTLSSSAYSHIGMVVSVQPEPLIVHATTDDDPQRANQVLSSTLNDFLDPRLAQGFAIARPRFITEQENQHAATWLLKQLKRPFVLAERGSAHLYCTTLLVDALQHSSKPFQPAWQQINAPMFSGEYLFPSAFANYPEIEWLYHSTLSK; this is encoded by the coding sequence GTGCTAACTGCGTTTATGCGTTTGCGGCAACACCCCTTACGTGCCGCATTGATGCTAGCGGCCGTGCTGGGGTTAAGTCTCCTTACTTATACCGATCAAACGCCAACTGCCCGCCCTGCTTTCTTGACAACTCAGCTACCGCCCCTAGCCATTGGCGACTGGGTGTTTCGCTCAGGCACATCGGCAGAAAGTCAGCTAATTAAAACACTCAGCAGCAGCGCGTATTCACACATTGGCATGGTGGTCAGCGTGCAACCCGAACCCTTAATTGTGCACGCCACGACCGATGATGATCCGCAGCGCGCCAATCAAGTCTTAAGCTCAACCCTCAACGACTTTCTTGACCCCAGACTCGCACAAGGCTTTGCCATCGCACGCCCACGTTTTATTACTGAACAAGAAAATCAGCACGCAGCAACATGGCTACTCAAACAACTGAAACGACCTTTTGTCTTAGCTGAGCGCGGCAGCGCGCACTTGTATTGCACAACCCTACTGGTTGATGCCTTACAGCACAGCTCAAAACCCTTCCAGCCCGCGTGGCAACAAATCAACGCACCCATGTTCAGCGGCGAATACCTGTTCCCCAGCGCCTTTGCAAACTATCCAGAAATTGAGTGGCTATATCACTCTACGCTTTCCAAATAA
- a CDS encoding DUF4878 domain-containing protein, which produces MQILRNGIFMLLTAALLIACSPSNSPEKVAQTYINAVLANDIEGLMATLDIPADTPDEQDTLVRGKLSIMLAETSTRAISFGGVKDVTYSELEYNDAKTRATLVATIRYKQDNAPVKRENITLAKTADGWKVSL; this is translated from the coding sequence ATGCAAATACTCCGTAACGGTATATTTATGTTGCTCACTGCTGCTTTGCTGATCGCGTGCTCACCCAGCAATTCACCTGAGAAAGTCGCACAAACATATATCAATGCTGTATTAGCCAATGATATTGAGGGTCTGATGGCCACGCTGGATATTCCTGCAGACACACCAGATGAGCAGGACACCCTTGTGCGTGGCAAGCTCAGCATAATGCTCGCAGAAACCAGTACGCGCGCTATAAGTTTTGGCGGTGTTAAAGACGTCACTTATTCAGAGCTGGAATACAATGACGCCAAAACGCGTGCCACCTTGGTCGCCACGATCCGTTATAAACAAGATAATGCACCCGTCAAACGCGAAAATATCACACTGGCTAAAACTGCTGATGGCTGGAAAGTATCTTTATAA
- a CDS encoding TetR/AcrR family transcriptional regulator: MKTSYVDTRQHLLETGHQIMAAKGFSSVGLNEILRSAGVPKGSFYHYFPSKELYGQAVLEAYFTAYLDTQKLLFNDSRIPAAERLLGYWQQWLIGNSGACHEQKCLVVKLSAEVADLSEAMRVTLRDGTDQVIEQLADCIRAGQADGSLSVTDADVTAVMLYQLWLGASLLAKLHRTSAPMEQAMQISRTVLLN; the protein is encoded by the coding sequence ATGAAAACGTCTTATGTTGATACCCGCCAGCATTTACTCGAAACCGGCCATCAGATTATGGCTGCTAAGGGTTTTTCGAGTGTGGGCTTGAATGAAATCTTGCGCAGCGCTGGTGTGCCAAAAGGGTCTTTTTATCACTATTTTCCCTCTAAAGAGTTGTATGGCCAAGCGGTGCTTGAGGCTTATTTTACTGCGTATTTAGACACACAAAAGCTGCTATTTAACGATTCGCGAATCCCTGCTGCCGAGCGCTTACTTGGCTATTGGCAACAGTGGTTGATTGGCAATAGTGGTGCGTGCCATGAGCAAAAGTGTTTAGTGGTGAAATTAAGCGCGGAAGTTGCTGATTTATCGGAGGCGATGCGCGTGACCTTGCGCGATGGCACTGATCAAGTGATCGAGCAGTTGGCTGATTGCATCCGCGCTGGCCAAGCTGATGGCTCTCTGAGTGTCACCGATGCCGATGTCACAGCAGTGATGCTCTACCAGCTGTGGCTGGGTGCCAGTTTGTTGGCGAAACTGCATCGCACCAGCGCTCCCATGGAGCAAGCAATGCAGATCTCGCGTACCGTTTTACTCAATTAA